One region of Mucilaginibacter gotjawali genomic DNA includes:
- a CDS encoding AtpZ/AtpI family protein encodes MDKNKPPKENNTGNGYLKYSGMGFQMIAIIGLFTYAGYKIDQSAQHQVKWVTAILSLTGVFISLYVIIRSAKS; translated from the coding sequence ATGGATAAAAACAAACCTCCAAAAGAGAATAACACGGGCAATGGCTATTTAAAGTATAGCGGAATGGGCTTTCAGATGATTGCGATCATCGGGCTATTTACGTACGCGGGCTATAAAATAGATCAGTCGGCCCAGCACCAGGTAAAATGGGTTACTGCCATTCTTTCGCTAACGGGTGTTTTTATATCTTTGTACGTCATCATAAGGTCTGCAAAAAGCTGA
- the truA gene encoding tRNA pseudouridine(38-40) synthase TruA, producing MATLQRYFIQLSYNGTNYHGWQVQKNAMSVQQVLNEKLSIILRQPIETTGCGRTDTGVHAKDFFAHFDAGETMDHGPWSMEKKESLLRSINAVLPVDIAVKDIFPVAADANARFDARLRTYEYHIHFNKDPFKNNYSWELRDRPDLELMNKAAQLMMAYTDFSCFSKSNTQVKTNNCKITYARWEETESGIVFRISADRFLRNMVRAIVGTLIMVGRKEIEPEAVQQIIESKNRSKAGTSVPACGLYLTEVLY from the coding sequence GTGGCAACCCTTCAACGTTACTTTATTCAGCTCTCCTACAACGGCACCAATTATCATGGCTGGCAGGTTCAGAAAAATGCGATGAGCGTACAGCAAGTGTTGAATGAGAAACTTTCCATCATATTGAGGCAACCCATTGAAACAACAGGCTGCGGGCGCACCGATACCGGCGTTCATGCAAAGGACTTTTTTGCGCATTTCGACGCAGGAGAGACCATGGACCATGGTCCATGGTCCATGGAAAAAAAGGAAAGTTTGTTAAGGAGTATCAATGCTGTTTTACCGGTTGATATTGCTGTAAAGGATATATTCCCGGTGGCAGCGGATGCAAATGCCCGCTTCGATGCCAGGTTGCGGACTTACGAATACCATATTCATTTTAACAAGGATCCATTTAAAAATAATTATTCCTGGGAGTTGCGTGACCGGCCAGATCTGGAGCTGATGAATAAAGCAGCCCAATTGATGATGGCTTATACTGATTTCAGCTGTTTTAGTAAATCAAACACGCAGGTAAAAACCAATAATTGTAAAATTACTTATGCCCGTTGGGAAGAAACGGAAAGCGGCATCGTTTTTCGCATCTCGGCCGACCGCTTTTTACGTAATATGGTAAGGGCAATAGTAGGTACGCTCATCATGGTTGGCCGTAAAGAAATTGAACCCGAAGCCGTGCAGCAAATTATTGAAAGCAAAAACAGGAGCAAAGCGGGAACTTCCGTACCTGCATGCGGGTTATATCTGACGGAAGTTTTGTATTGA
- the atpF gene encoding F0F1 ATP synthase subunit B, whose amino-acid sequence MDLVTPALGLVFWTTLCFAILLFILGKFAWKPILAAVAERENSIESALSKAEAVKEEMARLTSENEALLKQARAERDTILAEATKVKNQIISEAKEAAQKEGSRQIELARVEINNQKAIAMADVKNQVASLSLEIAEKILRKQFEDSKKQDELVKELLKEVKLS is encoded by the coding sequence ATGGATTTAGTTACCCCCGCATTAGGTTTAGTTTTTTGGACGACGCTTTGTTTTGCGATATTATTATTTATACTGGGTAAATTTGCCTGGAAACCTATTTTAGCTGCCGTTGCTGAACGTGAAAACTCTATTGAATCGGCCTTATCGAAAGCTGAAGCGGTAAAAGAAGAAATGGCCCGCTTAACCAGCGAGAACGAGGCTTTGTTAAAACAAGCCCGTGCTGAGCGCGATACTATTTTGGCAGAAGCAACCAAAGTAAAAAACCAGATCATCAGCGAAGCTAAAGAAGCAGCACAAAAAGAAGGTTCACGCCAGATTGAGCTTGCCCGTGTAGAAATCAATAACCAGAAAGCGATAGCTATGGCTGACGTTAAAAACCAGGTGGCCAGCCTATCACTGGAAATTGCTGAGAAAATTTTACGCAAGCAGTTTGAGGATTCGAAAAAACAGGACGAACTGGTTAAGGAATTATTAAAAGAAGTAAAACTTAGTTAG
- the atpB gene encoding F0F1 ATP synthase subunit A, which translates to MNLKLFRISLFCAFFSIAGLFSTPVKAEGNTTDTTKKAYDAKATILEHIGDSHVWPIIAEKWLPLPVIVYTDKGLESFSSGKLMPEGTVYKGEKYSYKLEENKIKAVDASGNIDEAATKKLKDFSITRNVVSMFMTMAILLIIFLSIAGSYKKRVGKAPKGLQSFLEPVILFVRDDIAIPNIGSVKAHRFLPLLLTIFFFILINNLFGMIPFFPGGYNLTGNIAVTAVLSIIIFFVVNLNGNKHYWKHIFVPNPWWLFFIMIPVEIVGIFTKPIALMIRLFANITAGHILILSLISLIFIFKTIAVAPVSIVFVVFMDAIELLVAFLQAYIFTLLASLFIGMAIEEHHSEVL; encoded by the coding sequence TTGAACTTAAAACTTTTTAGAATTTCTTTGTTTTGTGCGTTTTTTTCAATCGCAGGCTTGTTTAGCACCCCGGTTAAGGCCGAAGGAAATACCACTGATACTACTAAAAAGGCCTATGATGCCAAGGCAACAATACTTGAACATATTGGCGACTCACATGTATGGCCGATAATTGCTGAAAAGTGGCTCCCGCTTCCTGTAATTGTATATACAGATAAAGGGCTTGAAAGTTTTTCATCAGGTAAATTAATGCCGGAGGGCACTGTTTATAAAGGCGAAAAATACAGCTACAAACTGGAAGAGAACAAGATAAAAGCAGTGGACGCATCCGGAAATATTGATGAAGCGGCCACAAAAAAGCTGAAGGACTTTTCAATCACCCGCAACGTGGTGAGTATGTTTATGACCATGGCTATTTTACTTATTATATTTTTAAGTATTGCCGGCTCCTACAAAAAACGTGTGGGTAAAGCGCCTAAAGGTCTTCAGTCATTTTTGGAGCCCGTTATATTATTTGTGCGCGACGATATAGCCATCCCTAATATCGGCAGTGTGAAAGCACACAGGTTTTTACCCCTGCTGCTTACCATCTTCTTTTTTATCCTTATTAACAACCTGTTTGGTATGATCCCGTTTTTCCCGGGTGGCTATAACCTTACCGGTAATATCGCTGTAACAGCAGTGCTTTCCATTATCATATTTTTTGTGGTTAACCTTAACGGCAACAAGCATTACTGGAAACACATTTTTGTACCAAACCCCTGGTGGTTATTCTTTATCATGATCCCGGTTGAAATTGTGGGCATATTTACAAAACCTATCGCGTTAATGATTCGTTTGTTTGCCAACATTACCGCCGGCCACATTTTAATATTAAGCTTAATATCGTTAATATTTATTTTCAAAACAATTGCTGTTGCCCCTGTTTCAATTGTGTTTGTGGTATTTATGGATGCCATTGAGTTACTGGTTGCCTTTTTACAAGCCTATATTTTCACCCTGCTGGCATCATTGTTTATCGGGATGGCTATTGAAGAGCATCACAGTGAAGTTTTGTAA
- the atpG gene encoding ATP synthase F1 subunit gamma, whose protein sequence is MANLKEVRNRIKSVSSTQQITKAMKMVSAAKLKRATNAIVQLRPYANKLKELLANLSASLEDGSSPFLAEREPNKVLVIVVSSNRGLAGAFNANVIKTANNLIAEKYSAQLRAGNVSIVAIGKKSQEFYQRRNYNVIGNNNDLYLDLNFENASKITESIMEGFLKGDYDRVELVYNQFKNAAMQILVAEQLIPVPKPAVKEVKKETKAAVQVDYILEPSQESIVEQLIPKNIKTQLYKAVLDSNASEHGARMTAMDKATENAGDLLKALKLSYNQARQAAITTELTEIVSGAAALSAE, encoded by the coding sequence ATGGCTAATTTAAAAGAAGTAAGAAACAGGATAAAATCCGTAAGCTCAACACAGCAGATCACCAAAGCCATGAAAATGGTTTCGGCGGCTAAGCTGAAAAGGGCTACGAATGCTATTGTACAATTGCGCCCTTATGCTAACAAGCTGAAGGAATTATTGGCCAATTTATCGGCAAGCCTTGAAGACGGTTCATCGCCATTCCTGGCCGAGCGCGAGCCCAATAAAGTGCTGGTTATCGTAGTATCCTCCAATCGTGGTTTGGCAGGCGCTTTTAATGCAAATGTTATTAAAACCGCCAATAACCTGATTGCCGAGAAATACAGCGCGCAGTTAAGAGCAGGCAATGTTTCTATCGTAGCGATCGGTAAAAAAAGCCAGGAGTTTTATCAAAGGCGCAACTATAATGTTATTGGTAACAATAACGACCTGTACCTTGATTTGAATTTCGAAAATGCTTCAAAGATCACCGAGAGCATTATGGAAGGCTTTTTGAAAGGCGATTACGACCGGGTTGAACTGGTGTATAATCAATTTAAAAATGCCGCAATGCAAATATTGGTTGCTGAACAACTGATTCCGGTTCCGAAGCCTGCTGTAAAAGAAGTAAAAAAGGAAACCAAAGCGGCCGTACAGGTTGATTATATCCTTGAGCCTTCGCAGGAATCGATTGTTGAACAGCTAATCCCGAAAAACATCAAAACGCAGTTATACAAAGCCGTATTGGATTCAAACGCATCTGAACATGGCGCCCGGATGACGGCGATGGATAAAGCCACTGAAAATGCCGGCGATTTGTTAAAAGCCTTAAAGCTTTCCTACAACCAGGCCCGCCAGGCGGCGATCACTACCGAGCTTACCGAAATTGTAAGCGGCGCGGCAGCTCTTTCGGCAGAATAG
- the atpA gene encoding F0F1 ATP synthase subunit alpha produces MVEVRPDEVSAILRQQLAGFKSESELEEVGTVLQVGDGIARVYGLTKVQSGELVEFGTGLQGIVLNLEEDNVGVVLLGKSDDIKEGDTVKRTNRIASINVGEGMLGRVVDTLGNPIDGKGPIKGQTYEMPLERKAPGVIYRQPVTEPLQTGIKAIDAMIPIGRGQRELVIGDRQTGKTAVCIDTIINQKEFYEAGKPVICIYVACGQKASTVANIVRTLEEKGAMPFSIIVAANASDSATMQFFAPFAGAAIGEYFRDTGRPALIIYDDLSKQAVAYREVSLLLRRPPGREAYPGDVFYLHSRLLERAAKISQNDEIAQAMNDLPDSIRGIVKGGGSLTALPIIETQAGDVSAYIPTNVISITDGQIFLESNLFNAGVRPAINVGISVSRVGGNAQIKSMKKVAGTLKLDQAQYRELEAFSKFGSDLDASTKTVLDKGARNVEILKQGQYSPVTVEKQVAIIYLGTKNLMRNVPVNKIREFESEFTSQLEARHPETLAALKAGKFDDTITGVLETVAKEMTGKY; encoded by the coding sequence ATGGTAGAGGTAAGACCAGATGAAGTATCAGCAATTTTGCGTCAGCAATTAGCCGGCTTCAAGTCAGAATCTGAATTAGAAGAAGTGGGTACTGTGCTCCAGGTGGGCGACGGTATCGCGCGCGTTTACGGATTAACAAAAGTACAATCAGGCGAGCTGGTTGAGTTTGGTACCGGTTTACAGGGTATCGTACTTAACCTTGAAGAAGATAACGTGGGTGTGGTATTGCTCGGTAAATCCGATGATATAAAAGAAGGTGATACCGTTAAACGTACCAACCGCATCGCCTCAATCAATGTAGGTGAAGGCATGCTTGGCCGCGTTGTGGATACCCTGGGTAATCCTATCGACGGTAAAGGCCCTATAAAAGGCCAGACCTACGAAATGCCTTTGGAGCGTAAAGCACCAGGCGTTATCTATCGTCAGCCGGTAACCGAGCCATTACAAACAGGTATCAAAGCGATTGATGCGATGATCCCTATCGGTCGCGGACAGCGTGAGCTGGTAATCGGCGACAGGCAGACAGGTAAAACTGCCGTTTGTATCGATACCATCATCAACCAGAAAGAATTTTACGAAGCCGGTAAACCGGTAATATGTATCTATGTTGCCTGCGGCCAGAAAGCTTCTACCGTAGCCAACATCGTTCGCACATTGGAAGAAAAAGGCGCTATGCCATTTTCTATCATCGTTGCAGCCAACGCTTCTGACTCTGCTACCATGCAGTTCTTTGCTCCGTTTGCTGGTGCAGCAATCGGCGAATACTTCCGTGACACAGGTCGCCCGGCATTGATCATTTATGATGATCTTTCAAAACAGGCGGTTGCTTATCGTGAAGTATCCTTATTACTTCGTCGCCCACCGGGCCGTGAAGCATATCCTGGTGACGTATTTTATCTGCACAGCCGTTTACTGGAACGTGCCGCTAAAATCAGCCAGAATGATGAGATTGCACAGGCCATGAACGATCTTCCTGATTCTATCAGGGGTATTGTAAAAGGAGGTGGTTCGTTAACGGCTTTGCCGATCATCGAAACACAGGCTGGTGACGTATCTGCTTATATCCCTACCAACGTAATTTCAATTACCGACGGCCAGATCTTCCTTGAATCTAACTTGTTTAACGCAGGTGTTCGCCCGGCCATCAACGTAGGTATTTCGGTATCACGTGTGGGTGGTAACGCACAGATCAAGTCAATGAAAAAGGTTGCCGGTACGTTAAAGCTTGACCAGGCACAATACCGCGAGCTGGAAGCTTTCTCAAAATTCGGTTCAGATCTGGACGCTTCAACTAAAACTGTATTGGATAAAGGTGCGCGTAACGTTGAGATCTTAAAGCAAGGACAATATTCACCTGTAACTGTTGAAAAACAGGTTGCAATTATTTACCTGGGTACTAAAAACCTGATGCGTAATGTTCCGGTAAATAAGATCCGTGAATTTGAAAGCGAATTTACCAGCCAGCTGGAAGCACGTCACCCTGAAACATTAGCTGCCCTTAAAGCAGGTAAGTTTGATGATACGATCACCGGCGTACTGGAAACAGTTGCTAAAGAAATGACCGGGAAGTACTAA
- the atpE gene encoding ATP synthase F0 subunit C has product MHGSVAGLGAGLAAIGAGIGIGQIGGKAVEAIARQPEAISKIQLNMIIAAALVEGVALFAVVVAAFF; this is encoded by the coding sequence GTGCACGGAAGCGTTGCAGGTTTGGGTGCCGGCTTAGCTGCAATTGGTGCAGGTATCGGTATTGGCCAGATCGGCGGTAAAGCTGTTGAAGCTATTGCACGTCAGCCTGAAGCAATTTCTAAGATCCAACTTAACATGATCATCGCTGCCGCCCTTGTTGAAGGTGTGGCCCTGTTCGCGGTGGTTGTTGCAGCATTCTTTTAG
- the atpH gene encoding ATP synthase F1 subunit delta, which translates to MSELTVASRYAKSLIDLAGEQRLVEEIKNDMDLFHHTLRVNPELKAVLANPIVSHPKKINILDEVFGKKVNKVTNAFFKLMINKSRGEVLYATAKEYVHQYDIMNNIVEARVVSATELSAANKETLVADIKKATGGNIKLEAKVDPSLIGGFVLTVGDRQVDTSIAADLRKLKKEFAQGVN; encoded by the coding sequence ATGTCAGAATTAACAGTCGCATCAAGGTACGCCAAATCATTAATTGATCTTGCAGGTGAACAAAGGCTTGTGGAAGAGATCAAGAATGATATGGACCTTTTTCATCATACTTTAAGGGTTAATCCCGAATTGAAAGCGGTTTTAGCCAACCCGATCGTTTCACACCCCAAAAAGATCAATATACTGGATGAAGTATTCGGCAAAAAGGTTAACAAAGTAACCAATGCCTTTTTTAAGCTGATGATCAACAAAAGCCGCGGTGAGGTTTTATATGCAACCGCTAAGGAATATGTGCACCAATACGATATCATGAACAATATTGTTGAGGCCCGCGTAGTATCGGCTACTGAATTATCGGCAGCTAACAAGGAAACACTGGTTGCTGATATTAAAAAGGCCACAGGCGGTAACATCAAGCTTGAAGCAAAGGTAGACCCATCACTGATCGGCGGCTTTGTTTTAACTGTTGGCGACAGGCAGGTTGATACCAGTATAGCTGCTGACCTTAGAAAATTGAAAAAAGAATTTGCCCAGGGGGTTAATTAA
- the ggt gene encoding gamma-glutamyltransferase has translation MSNIFAANKMAGSRGDVFFIVKNKLQKFSVCLLLVVTVHVCYAQDATKYNKGMVVCATPFASKVGLDILKKGGNAVDAAVAVQFALEVTHPEAGNIGGGGFMVYRSASGKTNTLDFREKAPASAGSKMYQDSAGNIIPDMSLYTHQASGVPGSVDGMVQAHHKYGKLKWADLVQPAINLARNGFKITRKLASALNYDKGQFIKLNPGKTYLLKNDAWKEGDLLVQEDLAKTLELIRDKGREGFYGGLVADEIVAEMKRGNGIMTKNDLGNYHSVWREAVTGNYKGYKIITMPPPSSGGVALLQLLHSVEKYPLSQWGHNTDSTVQLVVEAERRVYADRSKYLGDPDFYKVPVDSLINPAYNERRMKSFNWDAATPSASIQPGIIAGYESDQTTHYSIVDAEGNAVSITTTLNDSFGSHIFVKGAGFLLNNEMDDFSSKPGAPNMFGLVGGKANSIQPGKRMLSSMTPTIIEKDGKLFMVVGTPGGATIITSVFQTILNVIEFNMDMQQAVDVKRFHHQWLPDVIEVERGTIRAEEKSRLEKKGYKMVDHGQIGRVDAILITKDGYYHGGADPRGDDTKSGW, from the coding sequence ATGAGCAACATATTTGCCGCAAATAAAATGGCAGGGAGCAGGGGAGATGTTTTTTTCATCGTAAAAAATAAGCTACAAAAATTTTCTGTATGTCTTTTGCTGGTTGTTACTGTGCATGTTTGCTATGCGCAGGATGCAACCAAATACAACAAGGGTATGGTAGTTTGCGCTACGCCTTTTGCATCAAAGGTCGGTTTGGATATATTAAAAAAAGGCGGTAATGCGGTTGATGCCGCGGTTGCAGTACAATTCGCCCTGGAGGTTACCCATCCTGAAGCCGGGAACATTGGTGGCGGAGGTTTTATGGTTTACCGGTCGGCATCCGGAAAAACCAATACGCTTGACTTTAGGGAAAAAGCGCCTGCCAGCGCCGGCAGCAAAATGTACCAGGACAGCGCAGGTAACATAATACCTGATATGAGCCTCTATACGCACCAGGCATCAGGCGTTCCGGGTTCTGTAGACGGAATGGTCCAGGCGCATCATAAATACGGAAAATTAAAATGGGCCGACCTTGTGCAACCTGCCATAAACCTGGCACGCAATGGCTTTAAAATAACCAGGAAACTTGCATCAGCGCTTAATTACGACAAGGGGCAATTCATAAAACTTAACCCGGGTAAAACCTACCTGCTGAAAAACGATGCCTGGAAAGAGGGCGACCTGCTGGTGCAGGAAGACCTGGCTAAAACGCTCGAATTGATCCGTGATAAAGGTAGAGAAGGTTTTTATGGTGGCCTCGTAGCCGATGAGATAGTGGCCGAAATGAAAAGAGGTAATGGCATAATGACCAAAAATGACCTTGGAAATTATCATTCTGTCTGGCGCGAAGCGGTTACCGGAAATTATAAAGGGTATAAAATAATAACTATGCCGCCACCGTCAAGCGGTGGTGTTGCTTTGCTGCAGCTTTTACACTCCGTTGAAAAGTATCCGTTGAGCCAGTGGGGGCATAATACTGATTCTACGGTGCAACTCGTAGTTGAAGCTGAACGGCGTGTTTATGCTGATAGGTCGAAATACCTGGGCGACCCGGATTTTTATAAGGTACCAGTGGATAGCCTGATTAACCCGGCATATAACGAAAGGAGGATGAAAAGCTTTAATTGGGATGCAGCCACGCCGAGCGCTTCCATACAGCCCGGAATTATAGCCGGTTACGAAAGCGACCAAACCACCCATTACTCCATTGTAGATGCCGAAGGGAATGCAGTGTCGATCACAACCACGCTGAACGATTCTTTCGGCTCGCATATTTTTGTAAAGGGCGCAGGCTTTTTGCTGAATAATGAAATGGACGATTTTAGCTCGAAACCGGGAGCGCCCAATATGTTTGGATTAGTAGGTGGTAAGGCAAACAGTATCCAGCCGGGCAAAAGGATGCTATCCTCCATGACGCCGACCATTATTGAAAAAGACGGAAAGTTATTTATGGTGGTTGGGACACCGGGAGGGGCTACCATTATTACCTCGGTATTTCAAACCATCTTAAATGTGATTGAGTTTAACATGGATATGCAGCAGGCCGTAGATGTAAAACGTTTTCACCACCAATGGCTGCCTGATGTGATTGAAGTGGAAAGGGGAACTATTAGAGCTGAGGAAAAAAGCCGCCTGGAAAAAAAAGGCTATAAAATGGTTGACCATGGCCAGATCGGCCGCGTTGATGCTATTTTGATAACCAAAGATGGTTATTACCATGGCGGCGCAGATCCGCGGGGGGACGATACGAAATCAGGATGGTAA
- a CDS encoding ABC transporter ATP-binding protein: MAEVTGKALDWKLLGRVMKYVKPYRLTFIISAFLTVFIAANAIVQPILIQKTLDNYILKSDYNGMRFMVELMFLQLFIQTIAQYYQTYLTNSLGQSVIRDLRIDIFNHITSLRLKYFDRTPIGMLITRTVSDLETIADIFSEGLISIMGDMLLVIAVIGIMMYQDWKLALITLIPMPLLLLSTYVFKEAIKSSFQEVRTQVAHLNTFLAEHISGISIIQNFAREDQEMRKFVAVNKKYRDANIRSNWYYSIFFPVVEILFAICIGLLVWYGCKRILSDQQIKSFSAAEHGITPGVITGFIVLLNMLFRPIRQLADKFNTLQMGMVGADRIFKVLDTDEVAVNTGALKPASILGDIEFKNVWFAYNDENWVLKDISFHIEPGKTLALVGATGAGKSSTINILNRFYEIGKGSVMVDGIDIREYDVNYLRSRIATVIQDVFLFTDTIANNISLNNPAITLEQVIAAARDVGAHDFIERLPGGYAYNVMERGATLSAGQAQLISFIRALVYNPAILVLDEATSSVDTETEILIQNAINKLMQGRTAIVIAHRLSTIQSADKIIVLDHGEIKEIGTHQELLRIEHGFYRKLYDLQFNSAGISR, encoded by the coding sequence ATGGCCGAAGTAACCGGTAAAGCGCTTGATTGGAAACTGCTTGGCAGGGTAATGAAATATGTGAAACCTTACCGGCTTACATTTATCATTTCGGCGTTTTTAACAGTTTTTATTGCCGCCAATGCCATTGTTCAACCTATCCTGATCCAAAAAACACTGGATAATTATATCTTAAAGAGCGATTATAACGGCATGCGGTTTATGGTTGAACTGATGTTTTTACAGCTCTTTATACAAACCATAGCCCAATATTACCAAACATATTTGACCAACTCCCTCGGCCAATCTGTGATCCGTGATCTGCGGATTGATATTTTTAACCACATCACCAGCCTGCGGTTAAAATATTTCGACCGCACGCCGATTGGCATGCTCATTACCCGAACCGTGTCAGACCTGGAAACCATTGCCGATATCTTTTCAGAAGGACTAATTTCCATAATGGGGGATATGCTGCTGGTGATTGCTGTTATTGGCATCATGATGTACCAGGATTGGAAGCTCGCGCTGATCACGCTCATCCCGATGCCATTGCTGCTTTTATCTACTTATGTTTTCAAGGAAGCGATAAAATCATCCTTCCAGGAAGTACGCACACAGGTGGCGCATCTGAATACTTTTTTGGCGGAGCATATTTCGGGCATCAGCATTATTCAGAATTTCGCGCGGGAAGACCAGGAGATGCGCAAGTTTGTCGCCGTAAACAAAAAATACAGGGACGCTAATATCCGCTCCAATTGGTATTATTCCATCTTTTTCCCCGTGGTGGAAATTTTGTTTGCTATTTGCATCGGCTTGTTAGTTTGGTATGGATGTAAACGGATCTTATCTGATCAGCAAATCAAATCATTCTCAGCGGCAGAACACGGTATCACCCCCGGCGTAATTACGGGATTTATCGTATTGCTGAATATGCTTTTCAGGCCGATCCGCCAGCTGGCGGATAAATTTAATACGCTGCAAATGGGCATGGTAGGAGCCGACAGGATCTTCAAGGTATTGGATACCGATGAAGTTGCGGTAAATACCGGTGCCTTAAAACCAGCCAGTATTTTGGGCGATATAGAATTTAAAAACGTTTGGTTTGCTTATAACGACGAAAACTGGGTATTAAAAGACATCAGCTTCCACATCGAACCCGGAAAAACGCTGGCCCTGGTGGGCGCTACCGGCGCCGGTAAATCATCCACCATCAACATACTGAACCGTTTTTACGAAATTGGAAAAGGCAGTGTAATGGTAGACGGGATAGATATCCGCGAATATGATGTTAATTACCTTCGCTCGCGAATAGCCACTGTAATACAGGATGTGTTTTTGTTTACAGATACCATCGCCAATAACATCAGCCTGAATAATCCCGCTATAACATTGGAGCAAGTGATCGCAGCCGCCAGAGACGTGGGCGCTCATGATTTTATTGAACGTTTGCCAGGCGGCTATGCCTATAATGTTATGGAACGTGGGGCAACACTGTCCGCCGGGCAGGCGCAGTTAATTTCATTCATCAGGGCATTGGTTTATAACCCGGCAATTCTCGTGCTGGATGAAGCCACCTCGTCCGTAGATACAGAAACAGAGATCCTGATACAAAATGCCATCAACAAGCTGATGCAGGGCCGTACCGCCATCGTGATAGCTCACCGCTTATCCACCATCCAAAGCGCCGACAAGATCATCGTGCTTGATCATGGCGAGATAAAAGAAATTGGCACACACCAGGAATTACTGCGGATAGAGCACGGCTTTTACCGCAAACTATATGACCTGCAGTTTAATTCGGCAGGGATCAGCAGGTAA